Proteins from a genomic interval of Veillonellaceae bacterium:
- a CDS encoding type IV pilus twitching motility protein PilT: MMMEALLRTAVERNASDIHITVGVPPVFRINGSLVHYESPALLPSDTMAFFDEITTQEQRQKLALNGELDFSFAIQGVSRFRVNAFRQRGSLAIAIRVVNEQVPTLDKLGHPEILKTFARQHRGLVLVTGPTGSGKSTTLAAMLKLINEERSCHIITLEDPIEYLHKHNKSIVNQREIHSDSLSFANALRAALREDPDVILVGEMRDVETIGIAVTAAETGHLVFATLHTGDAAQTIDRIIDVFPPHQQQQIRIQLSLTLQGIVCQQLLPRLDGNGRVVALEILTVNPAVRNLIREGKSHQLVSVIQTGARFGMQSMDMSLKDLYRRGIISYEDALARAINQETFVRLVNGL, from the coding sequence ATGATGATGGAAGCCTTACTCAGAACAGCAGTCGAAAGGAATGCCTCCGATATTCATATCACAGTAGGAGTACCGCCAGTTTTTCGAATTAACGGCAGCCTAGTGCATTATGAATCGCCCGCACTTTTACCCTCCGACACTATGGCTTTCTTTGATGAAATAACCACTCAAGAGCAACGACAAAAGCTTGCGCTTAACGGCGAACTCGATTTTTCGTTTGCTATTCAAGGTGTTAGCCGTTTTCGTGTCAATGCCTTCCGCCAGCGGGGCTCTTTAGCGATTGCGATTAGGGTTGTCAATGAGCAGGTACCAACCTTGGACAAGCTTGGCCACCCAGAAATACTAAAAACCTTTGCCCGTCAGCATCGTGGTCTAGTATTGGTTACCGGTCCTACCGGCAGTGGTAAATCAACAACCTTGGCTGCCATGCTTAAGCTGATCAATGAAGAGCGCTCTTGCCATATCATAACGCTTGAAGATCCAATAGAGTATCTGCATAAGCATAATAAAAGCATTGTTAATCAGCGCGAGATTCACTCAGATTCACTTTCTTTTGCTAATGCTTTACGAGCTGCCTTACGTGAAGACCCTGATGTAATTTTAGTCGGCGAAATGCGGGATGTCGAAACCATCGGTATAGCTGTTACGGCTGCCGAAACCGGCCACTTGGTTTTTGCCACTCTGCACACCGGCGATGCTGCCCAAACTATTGATAGAATAATTGATGTTTTCCCGCCTCACCAACAGCAGCAGATAAGAATCCAACTGTCACTTACCCTACAGGGTATCGTTTGTCAGCAACTGCTGCCCCGCCTTGATGGAAATGGCAGGGTAGTCGCTTTAGAAATCCTCACAGTAAATCCGGCAGTGCGTAACTTAATCCGGGAAGGCAAATCCCATCAGCTAGTATCTGTAATTCAGACAGGCGCTAGATTTGGCATGCAATCGATGGATATGTCGCTAAAGGATCTTTACCGCCGGGGGATTATCTCCTATGAGGATGCCTTAGCCCGGGCCATAAACCAAGAGACTTTTGTTCGCCTAGTCAACGGATTATAA
- the gspE gene encoding type II secretion system ATPase GspE yields the protein MFKGRKRLGNLLIEAGIITKEQLDKALSVQQKTNERLGRVLLNLGYVSEDSMIEVLEFQLGVPHVDLANLPITKEVAAAIPVSLAERYQIIPIKREGKKLTLAMVDPTNFYAIDDVRMVTNCEIDTVIAAEREIMRAISQAYGVQDLVDKAVNKLKPEDYQTMTEFQTADDAPIISLVNSLFSQAVRERASDIHIEPQDKTLRVRFRIDGILREISSFTKDIYAAIVSRIKIMAEMDIAEKRLPQDGRIKIRDAGRDIDIRVSTLPTILGEKVVMRILDKKAVILDISKLGFSSDNLYRYRRLFSQSYGMILVTGPTGSGKTTTLYSTLSEISSPEKNVITVEDPVEYRVDGINQVQVNPKAGLTFASGLRSILRQDPNIVMVGEIRDGETADIAVRAALTGHLVLSTLHTNDAPGAITRLTDMGVEPFLVASSVLGVIAQRLVRLICPECRKSYTLEPDSVERLFLGLAPDQPITLYHGSGCASCGYTGYHGRIAIHEVMPVSTQIRELINKGASSDKFATIAKQEGMLSMREDGINKAIQGLTTVAEVMRVAYAGV from the coding sequence ATGTTTAAAGGACGAAAGCGCTTAGGTAATCTGCTGATAGAGGCAGGAATAATTACTAAAGAACAACTGGATAAGGCTCTTAGCGTACAGCAGAAAACCAATGAACGTCTCGGCAGGGTATTGCTCAATCTTGGTTATGTATCTGAAGACAGTATGATTGAGGTTTTGGAATTTCAGCTTGGTGTGCCGCACGTTGATTTAGCCAATCTGCCAATAACCAAAGAAGTTGCTGCTGCCATACCGGTAAGTCTGGCTGAACGCTATCAAATAATTCCGATTAAGCGCGAAGGAAAAAAACTCACGTTGGCGATGGTCGACCCAACTAACTTTTACGCGATTGATGACGTAAGAATGGTTACTAACTGTGAAATCGACACAGTCATTGCTGCTGAACGGGAAATAATGAGGGCCATAAGCCAAGCTTATGGTGTTCAGGACTTAGTAGATAAAGCCGTAAATAAGCTTAAGCCTGAAGACTATCAAACAATGACCGAATTTCAAACAGCCGACGATGCGCCAATAATCAGCTTGGTTAACTCGTTGTTTAGTCAGGCTGTTCGTGAACGGGCAAGTGATATACATATCGAGCCGCAAGACAAAACGCTCCGCGTCCGGTTTCGGATCGACGGTATTTTGCGTGAAATATCCAGTTTTACGAAAGATATTTATGCTGCTATCGTATCCCGAATAAAGATTATGGCTGAAATGGATATTGCCGAAAAACGTTTGCCGCAAGATGGCAGAATCAAGATAAGAGACGCCGGACGGGATATTGATATTCGGGTTTCTACCTTGCCGACTATTCTCGGTGAGAAGGTAGTTATGCGTATTCTTGATAAAAAGGCCGTTATTTTAGATATTAGTAAGCTTGGGTTTTCCTCCGATAATCTATATCGCTACCGAAGACTTTTCTCGCAATCTTATGGCATGATTTTAGTTACAGGTCCTACCGGCTCTGGTAAAACAACGACACTTTATTCAACATTATCGGAAATAAGCTCGCCGGAAAAAAACGTCATCACAGTAGAAGATCCTGTCGAGTATCGTGTAGACGGTATCAACCAGGTTCAGGTTAATCCTAAAGCCGGTTTAACCTTTGCGAGCGGGCTACGGTCAATATTGCGGCAAGACCCCAATATCGTAATGGTTGGCGAAATACGCGATGGTGAAACAGCTGATATAGCTGTGAGAGCGGCGCTTACCGGGCACCTTGTATTAAGTACCCTGCATACTAATGATGCTCCAGGGGCAATTACCAGACTTACCGACATGGGGGTAGAACCTTTTCTGGTAGCATCTTCAGTGTTGGGCGTAATTGCCCAGCGGTTAGTCCGATTGATTTGTCCCGAATGCCGTAAATCATATACTCTCGAACCTGATTCAGTTGAGCGGTTATTCTTAGGACTAGCTCCGGATCAGCCGATAACACTGTATCATGGATCAGGCTGCGCTAGCTGCGGCTATACCGGTTACCACGGCAGGATTGCGATCCATGAAGTTATGCCGGTTAGCACCCAAATACGCGAACTTATCAATAAAGGGGCCTCTTCCGATAAATTTGCTACCATTGCCAAGCAGGAAGGTATGTTATCGATGCGGGAAGACGGCATTAATAAAGCAATACAAGGATTAACTACTGTCGCCGAAGTCATGCGCGTCGCGTATGCGGGCGTTTAA
- a CDS encoding shikimate dehydrogenase, whose product MITGKTKLVGILGWPVEHSLSPAIHNSAFAVCGLDYTYIPLPTQPESLESAVIGLKALGFSGANVTIPHKVAIMPYLDEIDNNAKIIGAVNTVVIKNGRSIGYNTDAEGFVNALLIKKTKIHNAKVAILGAGGAARAIVCGLLNHGARKIIAGARNDRKAIEFAKSFNDARITGMTWQDNGFGSYLQETDILINSTPLGMYPNLNSQPPVIWETVSKHAVVCDIVYNPYRTMFLTSAAKRGHDIVTGDGMLVEQAAIAFELWTGVKAPRQTMYEIVNKFST is encoded by the coding sequence TTGATTACAGGCAAAACAAAACTAGTCGGCATATTAGGATGGCCAGTTGAGCATTCTCTATCGCCGGCTATCCATAATTCGGCCTTTGCGGTTTGTGGCCTTGATTATACTTATATACCTTTGCCGACACAGCCCGAAAGCCTAGAATCAGCAGTAATCGGTTTAAAAGCTTTGGGTTTTTCAGGCGCAAATGTAACAATACCGCATAAAGTAGCAATAATGCCTTATCTGGATGAAATTGATAATAATGCAAAGATTATCGGAGCTGTTAATACTGTAGTTATAAAAAACGGGAGAAGTATTGGCTATAATACCGATGCAGAAGGGTTCGTGAATGCATTATTAATTAAGAAGACAAAAATCCATAATGCCAAGGTTGCAATATTGGGGGCAGGCGGGGCAGCACGAGCCATCGTATGCGGATTGCTGAATCATGGTGCCCGAAAGATAATTGCTGGCGCCCGCAATGACAGGAAAGCTATTGAGTTTGCTAAAAGCTTCAACGATGCCAGAATTACCGGAATGACTTGGCAGGATAACGGCTTCGGCAGCTATCTACAAGAGACAGATATACTGATAAACTCTACGCCCCTAGGAATGTACCCAAATTTAAATTCACAGCCTCCTGTCATTTGGGAGACAGTAAGTAAACATGCAGTAGTTTGTGACATAGTATATAACCCATATCGAACCATGTTTCTAACATCTGCCGCTAAACGAGGCCATGATATAGTTACGGGAGATGGAATGCTGGTCGAACAGGCTGCGATTGCCTTTGAGTTATGGACAGGAGTAAAGGCGCCACGTCAAACAATGTATGAGATTGTCAATAAATTCTCAACTTAA
- a CDS encoding YqeG family HAD IIIA-type phosphatase, which yields MYNLLCPRLIIGSLQDINIEMLIESGIRGLIFDLDNTIIPWDSPNMGPKETEVIHNLISKGLKICLVSNNRNKRVNEIAGLFGIPFISRAYKPAKNGFKRAALIMELSPEEVAVVGDQLYTDILGGNRLGMYTIWVKPLSSREFIGTKITRQLEKLTVRILKAKGLLK from the coding sequence TTGTATAACTTGTTATGTCCGCGCCTAATTATCGGCTCGCTGCAGGATATTAATATTGAGATGTTAATCGAAAGCGGTATACGCGGCCTGATCTTTGACCTTGATAATACCATCATTCCTTGGGATAGCCCAAACATGGGCCCAAAAGAGACTGAAGTTATACACAATCTTATTAGCAAGGGCTTAAAAATTTGTCTGGTCTCAAATAACCGTAATAAACGAGTTAATGAAATAGCCGGACTATTCGGTATTCCTTTTATTTCACGGGCGTATAAACCTGCTAAAAACGGTTTTAAACGGGCCGCCCTCATTATGGAACTTTCCCCTGAAGAAGTTGCAGTAGTCGGCGATCAGTTATACACCGATATTTTGGGTGGCAACCGCCTCGGCATGTATACTATTTGGGTAAAGCCATTAAGTTCACGCGAGTTTATCGGCACAAAAATTACCCGACAGCTTGAGAAACTAACAGTACGTATCCTTAAAGCTAAAGGCCTACTAAAGTAA
- a CDS encoding type II and III secretion system protein encodes MRNKMIIILSALIILLVPNLCSANSTSFDINFVDEDLRTVLYTLATIGGVDIVVDDSVKGKVTMKLKDVSFETALNLVTRAKGLSYRKINNAVIIEPSDIGATEVLKLNYAQVSDIQTALKPLLTDLKLKAEADNTSNSLVISGSITGIDRVKTILATLDVPQQQVELEAKVVAINKTHSKDTGIDWSWEATPQFPEVTHEYEYVPTEDGKSTIMVPKTTVTRDSHKGIIRFGRNPEGYPYEFYYQAKINALISNGNAKMLAQPKVMTINGKEARILIGDRVPVPVESTDSAGKTTTKIDYIDAGIKLTYTPVINTDGLITAKVRTEVSSPSLVDSIKAYRITTREAETNVRMKDGETLVIGGLIGNDESQMKNKVPFLSDLPILGKLFQSSHNSNNDTEVVIFLTARVVK; translated from the coding sequence ATGCGAAATAAAATGATAATAATACTAAGCGCACTTATAATACTGCTTGTACCCAATCTTTGTAGTGCAAACTCTACTTCGTTTGATATTAATTTCGTGGATGAGGATTTGCGTACTGTATTATACACGCTTGCAACCATTGGCGGTGTCGATATCGTCGTCGATGATTCTGTAAAAGGTAAAGTAACCATGAAGCTTAAAGATGTCAGTTTTGAAACAGCTCTGAATCTTGTTACCCGCGCAAAAGGCTTGTCCTATCGAAAGATTAACAATGCAGTAATCATTGAGCCGTCCGATATCGGCGCAACAGAAGTTCTTAAACTTAACTATGCGCAAGTTAGCGATATTCAAACAGCATTAAAGCCGTTACTGACTGATTTAAAACTAAAAGCTGAGGCTGATAATACCTCTAACTCTCTGGTAATCAGCGGTTCAATCACAGGAATCGACCGCGTGAAAACCATACTTGCTACTTTGGATGTTCCTCAGCAGCAAGTTGAACTAGAGGCTAAGGTTGTAGCCATTAACAAAACTCACTCTAAAGATACCGGTATAGATTGGTCTTGGGAGGCTACTCCGCAATTTCCGGAGGTAACCCACGAATATGAATATGTGCCGACAGAGGACGGTAAGTCTACTATAATGGTACCAAAAACAACTGTTACACGTGATAGTCATAAAGGTATAATTCGTTTTGGTCGAAATCCAGAAGGCTATCCCTATGAATTTTACTATCAGGCTAAAATTAACGCTTTGATTAGCAATGGCAACGCTAAAATGCTGGCTCAGCCTAAAGTTATGACCATAAACGGCAAAGAAGCCCGTATTCTAATCGGTGATCGTGTTCCTGTTCCCGTTGAAAGCACTGATAGCGCCGGAAAAACAACAACCAAGATTGACTATATTGATGCCGGTATTAAACTGACCTATACGCCAGTTATTAATACGGATGGCCTCATTACAGCGAAAGTACGCACAGAAGTCAGTTCACCTTCCTTGGTAGACTCAATCAAAGCCTACCGTATTACAACTCGCGAAGCGGAAACTAATGTCCGGATGAAAGACGGCGAAACTCTGGTAATCGGCGGACTGATTGGTAACGATGAATCGCAGATGAAAAACAAGGTTCCTTTTTTAAGTGACCTCCCAATTCTCGGTAAGCTATTTCAAAGCAGTCATAACAGCAACAATGATACTGAAGTTGTGATCTTTCTCACAGCTCGTGTTGTAAAATAA